tccctttctggctacacctcggcttactcacacgaactctaaagccaaattacacatgatttacttaattaaagatacttaatcatgtttatttaaataaataggattcgggctactacacatgCACTGGATATCGGGTCTCATGCggcttcaactgacgagaagcatatgcaaTCACTCGCCCATTTTGCATTAGAACACATCCAAGTCCATTTAGAGATGCATCTGAACAAACAACATATCCACCTGAGCCTGATGGCAAAGCTAGCACTGGAGCTGTTGTCAACTTTTCCTTCAAAGTCTGAAAACTCGACTCACATTCATCAGTCCACACAAAACGTCGATCTTTTTGCGTTAATTGAGTCATAGGCCTTGCTATaatagaaaatccttcaatgaaacgcctataatatcctgccaatcccaagaaactgcgaataTCGGAAATATTCCTCGGTGTTGGCCAATTGATAACAGCTTCCACCTTACTAGGATCCACTGATACTCCTTGAGCTGATATaacatgacccagaaatactactctgtccagccagaattcacatttagaAAATTTTGCATACAATTGCGCTGCTCTGAGTGTCTGGAGGACTAACCTtaaatgttctcgatgctccttCCTTGTTTTTCGAATAAAtcagaatgtcatctatgaagacaataacaaatctgtctataaattctcgaaaaacacaattcatcaaatccataaaaaccgcaggagcattagtcaacccaaaaggcataactagaaattcataatgcccataacgcGTTCGAAATGCTGTCATCGGCACATCTTCctctcgaactcggagctgatggtagccagaacgaagatcaatctttgaaTAAACTGACgtaccttgcaactgatcaaacaagtcatcgatacgcggcaaaggatatttattcttcacagtagctttgttcaattgcctataatcaatgcacattctcatcgttccgtctttcttcttgacaaacaatactggagctccccaaggtgacatGCTTGGTCTAATATAGCCTTTTTCCAGTAAGTCCTGTAattgctctttgagttctttcaactccGCTGGAGCCAAACGGTATggtgctctcgaaataggatTTGTCCCGGACACCAACTCAATGCTAAAATCAATTTCTCTCTGGGATGGAAATCCAGGAatttcatcgggaaatacatcaggGAATTCCTTGACAACAGGAATATTTGAAACTTCCAATCTTTTTCCCTGAGTCGCATCAACTGCATAGATCATGAATCCTTCATTTCCTGTTCTGAACATTTCCATTGCTGACACTAATGGAATACGTGATTCTGAATCACTACCGTAAAAATTCCATTTACTGCCATAATACGGTCTGAATCTGACGACtccatggaaacaatcaacggtagctcgATAATTAGACAGAGTATCCATTCCCAGAATACAGTCGAAGTCAGACATATCTAGCTTGATgagattagttatcataatattGTCATCGaatctaatcacacaatttAGAATTATCTCATGAGACATCAAACATACACCGGCAGGAGTAGAAACTGACACAGTATCTATCAACGGAGTAGTAGCAATCTCATGCTCATCAACAAATACAACAGATacaaatgaatgagatgctcctgtgtcTATCAATATGCGCGCAGGATGATTAAAAATAAGACAGATACCTGCGATAACTCCGCCCGGTGCGTCTTGAACTTGATCCTGGGTTAAAGCATGAACTCGAGCCTGCTGTGGCCCTGGGAAATGCTGCTGTGCAGAACCTCTAGGCTGAGGATAGCTAGACTGCTGGAAAGACTGAGTAGGAACAAACGGCCTAGTTGCTTGTCCTCTAAAACCCTGACCAAACTGAGGTTGCTGAAATTGTTGTCTTGCTGCATTCGGACATACTCTAGCATAATGTCCAACTTGCCCACAAATATTACAAGATCCCTGAACTCCCGTACACTGAGTACTGAAATGCTTACCACCACAACGATCACAAAATACTCCACCTGGGGACCCAACTGAGCTTCCACGCTGACTGCCggaactagaagaactgctaCGAGTCTGtttcttgaattgttttccTTTGGCCTTAAAGCTTTGCTGCTTTGGTTGCTGATAAGGCTGCGAAGGCTGGTACGGCAGTAAAGATGGGTATAGTGGTGCCCCCACTGGCAACGGCACATTGCCTCCGAAACTCTGAGGAAAACCTGGATGAACTGACTGTGGTTCCGCCAAAAGTAGACTCGCCTCCACATTCTTGGCTTTCTCAACGGCATCGGCATAATTAATAGGTGCTCCAGCTACTACCAAAGTGCAAATGGTTCGATTCAATCCTTGCATAAAATGCGATAGCTTGTTCCGATCGCTGCTAGCAACATGAGGAACATAGGCAAGAAGCGCTGAGAATTGAGAGGCATACTCCACAACAGTCATATTTCCCTGAGTCAATCTATTGAACTCAGCTTCCTTGGCCGAATAGTATGAAGGCGGTGAATACTCTCGAGCAAACTGAGCACAAAACACAGCCCAAGTAACTCTTTCACCCGATTCCTTCAAAGCATCCTCAGTAGTTTCCCACCACAACTGAGCTCGGTCCTTTAATTGACAAATGGCCAACTTAAGCTGCAAATCGGGGGTGTACTCCAACATATTGAACAAACGCTTCATACTCTTTAGCCACGCTATAGCTTTCTCGCCATCTTCATTCCCGAAGAATCGAGGAGGACGCATATTCTGAAATCGAGATATCACAAGTTCCATTTCCCCCATTCCTCTCGTCAACTGATCCACTTCCCGATCAACATTAACATTTTGTGCTTCACCCCGAGGACGACGACCTCGTCTTCCCCAGTCAGTCTCGTTCAGTCCTCTAACGTTAGGAGCTTCAGACTCCTGAACAACTTCCTTTCCTTTTCTACTCTTCCGCCCAGGTGCCATCTACAAGACACAGGTATTTAATCCACAAGCAGAAACAAAATAATCGGTTgagtataaaagcataaacttaaactAATACGCTCTAGTCATGCTGATATGattaattcaaaacataaaagcAAGTAAGAGCAAATAATCAAGCACATGCacaatcattttatttgtgccTAAACTCGAGTGTCCTAGACTCTAATTCGAGCGTATCCCagttacgctctgataccaaactgTCAGGGCCCGTgcactaattaatatttaattaccaaACAACAATGATTAAATGGTGTAAACagcgaaaacgagtttaaaacgtTCATTagggcctacagaaatttcggcatgacctccccgtaagtaggacatcccaaaaatttcTCAACACAACAACGACAATATACGCTCGAAAATAACGTCAAGTTCACAACCAACCAAACAAATATCCTacagccgcactggccaggactagacACAACAAACCACATAAAGACATCACCATACAGCTACACAGGGCATCTCCCTGGCAAATGtatcaaaccagtataatatataaatatctggAAACTCTGACACAAACCGACTGACTACTGGGTTCCACTcgctgacgctccaccagacgcgtcaaaaCCTCTGGAGTgacctgctatggcatcaaaaacaaccacaacatcAAAAGAAAACAGGGGTCGGACCCCAGTACGACAAACCAGTAAAATCATGACGTAAATAAAAGACATGTAATAATATCAAGTAAATGCAATGCTATGCGATGCATGAATGGTAACAACGGAATAAAGGATACCAAATGGAGTCCAAACGAATAGCATCATcaacagtaacagtggccacccgtgccaggaatgcagcatcaatcgccgctcgtccatgcacgtagcatcgggAATGCGAGTAGCTAAGTCGCTCGTCCCTAGCTGTCATCTGGGAATGTGGCTAATCCTAATCCACTCGTCCCTCTGATGACTCAATATATCTCAACAGAATCAACATAAATAGCCGTCAAAGGAGTCAAGGCTCAATATGTAATGCCAATACAATTTATGCATGAATGCAACAATATAAACATTCAATGCACATCATAGCAAACAACATTCACCGAATATTCGTACACGCCAATATAACCGTCATAATGATATAGGTTTGAGCGTACCTCAACTATAGCTTACAATACCACGGTAAATCTTAAAGGCTATCGAATGAAACTCGTCCAACAACCAAACCTACAATATAAATTCGCTACCTATATCAATACAACGCATACCAAACGACCAAACCAAAATAAATCGTCTCGGTTAAAAGTCGAATTCCGGGCAGCCTATTAAACCCATACAAATACCGAAATTTCAAGTTTAATACCTCAATACTCGAGGCTAGAATGCACAACGGTAATTTGCTAAAATAGCTCGCCGGAAATAGTCGCCAGAAACACTGTTCACGCCGGAAACCTAGCTGGAAATCATGTCAAACGAGCTCAATACCTTCCAATCTTTAGCAAGAAAGAAGCTAATATAATGGAGGATGAAAAGTGATAACCTACTGCACAAAATTTCTGGCCGCTGGGACGCTGCACGATCGCTGCAGAAGACAAAGAAAAGGCGACGGGGTGCAAAGCAGAGGAGAAGATTCTGGATTGAGCGCTCATGTTCTGATATAGGAGAAATGGGTTGGGTTCACTTAATAAATGAAATGGGAAATGGGCTGGGCTTACTTAAGGTATTGGGCCTCACAATCCCAAAAATCCACGTTttcgctgcgctactctgataaaactttGTTTCTAGAATGTCCTTAAATCAccttgatcccaattaattttactttctaaatccttatttgcgAATTGCAACTTAAAAAGACTTATAATGACTTAGTGTTGttactattataacctcgaatttcaacttttcttacaattcccaatattaaaagaaggatgaccatacttatcgtatattacGTTATCTTCTAAATTCTTTATGAGGGAATGGATCTTTTTCCACTATCATTGTCTCTTTCTCAGGAAATTTCAGCATCCCATACTTCTTTCTTTTTAATTCAGCAAATGATGATCCAAGGGGATGTGAGGTACATTGTCTCCCCCAAGCATGCTCTCTTGTGTTCTTTGTAGACGCTCCTCGA
This region of Primulina eburnea isolate SZY01 chromosome 14, ASM2296580v1, whole genome shotgun sequence genomic DNA includes:
- the LOC140813329 gene encoding uncharacterized protein; its protein translation is MAPGRKSRKGKEVVQESEAPNVRGLNETDWGRRGRRPRGEAQNVNVDREVDQLTRGMGEMELVISRFQNMRPPRFFGNEDGEKAIAWLKSMKRLFNMLEYTPDLQLKLAICQLKDRAQLWWETTEDALKESGERVTWAVFCAQFAREYSPPSYYSAKEAEFNRLTQGNMTVVEYASQFSALLAYVPHVASSDRNKLSHFMQGLNRTICTLVVAGAPINYADAVEKAKNVEASLLLAEPQSVHPGFPQSFGGNVPLPVGAPLYPSLLPYQPSQPYQQPKQQSFKAKGKQFKKQTRSSSSSSGSQRGSSVGSPGGVFCDRCGGKHFSTQCTGVQGSCNICGQVGHYARVCPNAARQQFQQPQFGQGFRGQATRPFVPTQSFQQSSYPQPRGSAQQHFPGPQQARVHALTQDQVQDAPGGVIAGHSRGFDASGGASASGTQ